The Moraxella nasicaprae sequence AAAAACGCACCCCCTACTCTGAAATGCGTGTCATCAACCGAGCCACCATTCAAGCGGTGCTGGGTTCGTCATTCCGCATCACAGGTCTTGACAGTGAGGCAGAAGCGTCTGAGCTTGCCCTATTGCTTCGTTCAGGAGCATTGGCAGCACCGATGTACTTTGTTGAAGAACGCACCATTGGTCCATCATTGGGTCAAGAAAACATTGATAAAGGTATTTTCTCAACGCAAGTTGGCTATCTGCTGGTGTTTTTGTGGATGATTATCTTCTATCGTGCTTTTGGTGTGATTGCTAATATTGCATTGGCATTCAATGTCATCATCATGGTGGCAATCATGTCAATCATTGGCTCATCATTGACCCTGCCTGGTATTGCAGGTATTGTTTTGACCATCGGTATGGCGGTCGATGCCAATGTGCTGATTTTTGAACGCATTCGTGAAGAACTTGCCAATGGTGCTCGTGCCAAAGGTGCGATTGTGGCAGGCTTTGATCGTGCATTTAGCAGTATTTTTGATGCCAACATCACCACGCTGTTGGTGGCGTTTATTTTATTTGCCATCGGTACAGGTCCGATTAAGGGCTTTGCCATCACTTTGGCAATCGGTATCGTAACTTCGCTATTTACTGCCATTTTGGTGACTCGTGCCATGATTCAAATTTGGTACGGTAAGCGTAAAAATTTAACCAAACTAAGTATCGGTTAGGAGTTTATTATGAGTTCTGAAAATCACCCAATCGATGCCAATGCAGCTGACCGCCCTACTCGCCGCCGCACGCCACGCCGTGACGGTAAAGGAGCAAATGCCAGTGCCAACCAACATCTGGCTGACCAAAGTATCATCGCCCAAGCGGACGAATTTGCCGAAAAAGAAGGCGGTGTCAAGCTGATTGCCAATCAAAAAATCTTAGGCTTTATGAAAATTGAAAAGCCGATGATGATTTTGTCGCTGATTTTGGTCATTGGTAGTTTGATTGCTATTTTTACCAAAGGTCTTAATCTGGGTCTGGATTTTACGGGCGGTGTTTCTGCTAATGTCATCTATCAAGAACCTGCCAAACAAACCGAGGTCATCGGTGCGTTAAGTCAGGCTGGTTTTCATGATGCGGTGGTGCAATATCTAGGCACAAACCAAGAGTTGCTCATTCGTTTACCACCCCAAGATGGCAATGCTGAGAGTTTGACTCCGCTACTGGATAAGGCATTGGACTTGCCAAACAACACCGCAACGGTTGATAGCATCAGCATCGTTGGCTCGCAAGTGGGTAATGAAATTTACCTAAATTCTCTGCTGGCTTTGGCGGTGGCACTGGGCATGATGTTGCTGTATGTGGGTACTCGCTTCCAGTTCAAGCTGTCTTTGGGTGCAGTTTTGGCACTGTTTCACGATGTCATCATTGTGGTCGGTGCATTTGCCCTATTCCAATGGCCGTTTGACTTGACGGTATTGGCGGCAGTATTGGCGTTGATTGGTTATTCGATTAACGATACGATTGTGGTGTATGACCGTATTCGTGAAAATTTCCGCCGTGTGCGTGGTCTTAGCCCAACACAGGTGCTTGATTTATCTTTGACTGAGACGCTACGCCGTACTTTCATGACGGTGGGAACAGTATTTGTGGTTGTGATTGCAATGCTATTTTTGGGTGGCGAAGGTCTGTACTGGTTCTCTGTTGCCCTATTCATCGGTCTGATTGCAGGTACTTATTCATCGGTCTATATCGCCAGCTCCATTCCGCTTCGTTTGGGACTGTCTCGTGAGGATTTCATCGTGCGTGTTAAGCCTGAGTTTGAAGAAGAGATGGTGGTGTTTGCCGATCCAGAGCTTCAAAATAGCAAGGACTGACCCTAAGATGAATATGCTTTCATCACACAATACGCCTAAAATTACTTTTAGGCGTATTTTTATCATCGCCATTCCTGTATTGCTTGCTAATCTGGCGATGCCCATACAAGGACTGGTGGACACCGCCATCATTGCCCAAATGGGTCAAGCCGCCTCTTTGGCTGGGCTTGGCATTGCGGTGCAGATGATGACGGTGCTATTGGCAAGTTTTAATTTTTTACAATACGCCAGTTCAGGCTTGACAGCACAACATCTGGGAGCGACTGGCTTGACCAGTGGCATATTAGCAATAGCGTGGCGTGCATGGCTGATTGCTGCCTTCATTGCCATCATGTTGTGGCTGGCACAGATTCCTTTGGTGCAGCTCGGCTTGACGCTATTTTCTGCCAGTCAGACCGCCAGCGACATTGCCAAAGAGTATCTTGGCATACGATTTTTTGGGGTGTTTGCTGAACTTGCCAATTATGTATTTGTTGGTGTGCTGGCGGGCATGGGGCGAACTCGCCAACTGCTACTATTACAAAGCACCATCGCCCTGCTAAATATCGTCATCAGTATTTTATTGGTGAAATTTGCCCACTTGGGTGTGGCAGGTGTGGCATGGGGAACGGTGCTTGCTCAATGGCTTGGCGTGCTGATGGGGCTGTTTGTTTTTGCCAACAGTTTGGGCATATCCATCAAGAAGATTTGGCAAATAAACATGCAAGCCTTTGAAAAATCAAAACTATTTTCCCTGCTACGCCTAAATAAAGACATTTTTATTCGCACCATTTTATTGACGCTCAGTTTTGCTTGGCTGACTAAGCTTGGGGCAATGCATGGCGATGCTGCGTTGTCTGCCAACATCATTTTGCTACAAATATTAAGCCTATCAGCATACGCACTTGATGGGCTGGCGGTGGCGGCAGAAACCCTGTGTGGTCAAGCCTTTGGGCAAAAAAACCGCTCATTATTTTTGCTGGCATTCAGACGAACAGGCATCAGCATCATGGCGATTGCTGCATTATTATCTGTTGGCTGGCTCTTGGCAATGCCAAGTTATCTTGATATGATGGCAAAAGACCCAGTCGTCCATGCCATCGCCACACGCCATTCGTTATTTGCTAGCCTATTGCCCATCGTGGGAGCATTGGCATATTGGATTGATGGTGTGTATTTTGGTATGACCGCAGGCAAACAAATCCGTCAAGCCGCCATGATTGTTGCCGTCATTTATTTTTTGGCGAGTGTGATTTTGCACACCAATTTTGGTATGATTGGGATTTGGTTGTCGGTACTTTTGTTATTGGCATTACGCTTTGTGGTGTTGGCGTGTTTTTTGCCAAGCACTCTTAATACTTTGGAAACCCAAGATGAATAAACTTGATTATATTGCCGTCTATTGCGGCTCAAATTTTGGCACAACTCCCGCCTATCATCAAGCCACTCAAATACTGGGGGAGATGATGGCAAAGCGTGGTTATACGCTGGTCTATGGCGGTGGCAAGGTGGGCTTAATGGGGACGATTGCCGATGCTGTGATTGCTCATGGTGGTCGCACCATTGGTGTCATTCCAAAGTTTTTGCTTGAAAAAGAGGTGGCGCATTTGGGGCTTGATGAACTGATTACCACGCCAGATATGCCCACTCGTAAGACCAAGATGATTGAATTGGCAGACGCTTTTATCGCATTGCCTGGTGGTATTGGTACTTATGAGGAGCTGTTTGAAGTGATTTCATTGGCTCAGCTTAGACAACACGCCAAGCCGATTGGTTTGCTAAATATTGCAGGATTTTTTGACCCATTGATACAGATGCTGACCCAAACTGCCGAAGCTGGATTCATGCCTAAGCAAAATGTTGGCTTGGTCTGCGTGGACGA is a genomic window containing:
- the secF gene encoding protein translocase subunit SecF produces the protein MSSENHPIDANAADRPTRRRTPRRDGKGANASANQHLADQSIIAQADEFAEKEGGVKLIANQKILGFMKIEKPMMILSLILVIGSLIAIFTKGLNLGLDFTGGVSANVIYQEPAKQTEVIGALSQAGFHDAVVQYLGTNQELLIRLPPQDGNAESLTPLLDKALDLPNNTATVDSISIVGSQVGNEIYLNSLLALAVALGMMLLYVGTRFQFKLSLGAVLALFHDVIIVVGAFALFQWPFDLTVLAAVLALIGYSINDTIVVYDRIRENFRRVRGLSPTQVLDLSLTETLRRTFMTVGTVFVVVIAMLFLGGEGLYWFSVALFIGLIAGTYSSVYIASSIPLRLGLSREDFIVRVKPEFEEEMVVFADPELQNSKD
- a CDS encoding MATE family efflux transporter gives rise to the protein MNMLSSHNTPKITFRRIFIIAIPVLLANLAMPIQGLVDTAIIAQMGQAASLAGLGIAVQMMTVLLASFNFLQYASSGLTAQHLGATGLTSGILAIAWRAWLIAAFIAIMLWLAQIPLVQLGLTLFSASQTASDIAKEYLGIRFFGVFAELANYVFVGVLAGMGRTRQLLLLQSTIALLNIVISILLVKFAHLGVAGVAWGTVLAQWLGVLMGLFVFANSLGISIKKIWQINMQAFEKSKLFSLLRLNKDIFIRTILLTLSFAWLTKLGAMHGDAALSANIILLQILSLSAYALDGLAVAAETLCGQAFGQKNRSLFLLAFRRTGISIMAIAALLSVGWLLAMPSYLDMMAKDPVVHAIATRHSLFASLLPIVGALAYWIDGVYFGMTAGKQIRQAAMIVAVIYFLASVILHTNFGMIGIWLSVLLLLALRFVVLACFLPSTLNTLETQDE
- a CDS encoding TIGR00730 family Rossman fold protein, producing MNKLDYIAVYCGSNFGTTPAYHQATQILGEMMAKRGYTLVYGGGKVGLMGTIADAVIAHGGRTIGVIPKFLLEKEVAHLGLDELITTPDMPTRKTKMIELADAFIALPGGIGTYEELFEVISLAQLRQHAKPIGLLNIAGFFDPLIQMLTQTAEAGFMPKQNVGLVCVDDDVERLFEKMQHYQFIETQKWVKPDWLDELNVPKFI